One Oryza glaberrima chromosome 11, OglaRS2, whole genome shotgun sequence genomic region harbors:
- the LOC127754057 gene encoding disease resistance protein RGA5-like, with translation MEVVTEAMGTLFPKLANLLTEEYKQYKNLRGQIMFLKAELESMEAALLKISETPIDQPPDNQSKLWARDVKELSYDIEDSVDKFMVLIDTRASNNSFRDLIDRSVKLLTRAKIRYNICIDIEQINSRVKEVSERQKRYKVDVVVAKPVYPTVDSLRLSALYKRAKELVGTDEKSNELVRRLMEGDEMSKKQMRIVSIVGFGGIGKTTIAKVVCERLKMQFDCFAIVSVSFTPNMEKIFKDMLHQLDKDKYSDIYQATWSEEYLLFELREFLQDKRYLIVIDDIWDKSAWERIKYSLFENENGSRIITTTRIHDVARQVGGVYQMTPLSLDDSRKLFYLRIFGAEDTCPNHLAKASKVILRKCGGVPLAIITIASMLASKLGKEDDHMYWSKVCRSMGSGLEDNPHLNDMRRILSINYYDLPPRLKTCLLYLCLYPEDYQIAREHLIRLWVCEGFVHNEQGKSMYQVGEDYFNELINKSLIEPIDVGIDNKAGFCGVHDMVHDLIASLSNKECFVTTLRGVHLSPINSKVRRLSLQTSHEDSLKKLETMSLSHVRSLIVLQEFKLLPTPLSKTFPILRVLCLNNCVQVKNQHVKDICNLFHLRSLDLWSTSITELPKEIKNLRFLKVLYICETKIEELPSTFVQLEQLESLLFYFKMRLPDGFGNLKSLQELGGDIIVDSPTMLDDLGRLTELRQLSIDFNDWWDNSYETAFLQCLTKLTNLSDLQITSSLSLGPQRRPTIDIPDSGIHSIPNWQASLSSVSTLTIQLKTLGEDDLQVLGSLPSLRDLGIAVEEPTLDRDERLTISNAYPFMCLTRFRYSSETIEVVFSKGAMQRLHTLTLLFDVWKTIELFNSVDLGLENLSSLRHAHIYLCNCSGVMPEELEAVENALQKAVDINPNSPSLELERDDDNSTDDDDDYNDNDDHDDDDGEEKK, from the exons ATGGAGGTGGTGACAGAGGCGATGGGCACCCTATTTCCCAAGCTGGCTAACCTACTCACCGAGGAGTACAAGCAATATAAGAACCTCAGGGGTCAGATCATGTTCTTGAAAGCTGAGTTGGAGAGCATGGAGGCTGCCCTCCTCAAGATTTCTGAGACACCAATTGACCAACCTCCCGACAATCAATCGAAGCTTTGGGCTAGGGATGTTAAGGAGCTTTCTTATGACATAGAGGACAGCGTTGACAAATTCATGGTGCTCATCGACACTCGTGCATCAAACAACAGCTTTAGGGATTTGATTGATAGAAGCGTGAAGTTGTTGACTAGAGCAAAGATTCGCTACAACATTTGCATCGACATCGAACAGATCAATAGCCGTGTCAAGGAGGTGAGCGAGCGTCAGAAGAGGTACAAGGTTGATGTTGTTGTGGCCAAACCTGTTTACCCAACTGTTGATAGTCTTCGTCTATCAGCTCTTTACAAAAGAGCAAAAGAGCTCGTTGGCACCGATGAGAAGAGCAATGAGCTAGTCAGAAGGCTGATGGAAGGGGATGAGATGTCGAAGAAACAGATGAGGATAGTCTCTATTGTTGGGTTTGGAGGAATAGGCAAAACAACTATTGCTAAAGTTGTGTGTGAGAGGCTTAAAATGCAATTTGATTGTTTTGCCATTGTTTCAGTCTCTTTTACTCCTAACATGGAGAAGATATTCAAGGATATGCTCCATCAACTTGACAAAGACAAGTATAGTGACATCTACCAGGCAACATGGAGTGAAGAATACCTCCTCTTCGAACTGAGAGAATTCCTTCAAGACAAAAG GTATTTAATTGTTATAGATGACATCTGGGACAAATCAGCATGGGAAAGAATCAAATACTCTTTATTTGAGAATGAAAACGGAAGTCGAATAATCACGACAACTCGTATTCATGATGTTGCTAGACAAGTCGGTGGTGTTTATCAAATGACACCTCTTTCTCTAGATGACTCCAGAAAGTTATTCTATCTAAGAATATTTGGTGCTGAAGACACATGTCCTAATCATTTGGCAAAAGCATCTAAAGTCATCTTGAGAAAATGCGGTGGAGTACCATTGGCTATCATTACAATAGCCAGTATGTTGGCAAGTAAATTGGGGAAGGAAGATGACCATATGTACTGGTCCAAGGTATGCCGCTCTATGGGTTCTGGTCTCGAAGATAATCCCCATCTTAATGACATGAGAAGGATACTATCAATTAATTATTATGACCTACCTCCACGTCTAAAAACATGTTTATTGTATCTATGTTTATATCCAGAGGATTATCAGATTGCCAGAGAACACTTGATACGGCTATGGGTATGTGAAGGTTTTGTCCATAATGAACAAGGGAAGAGCATGTATCAAGTGGGAGAGGATTACTTCAATGAACTTATCAACAAAAGCTTGATCGAACCAATCGATGTTGGTATTGATAACAAGGCAGGCTTTTGTGGTGTGCATGATATGGTGCATGATCTCATTGCTTCCTTGTCAAATAAGGAGTGTTTTGTAACAACGCTACGTGGTGTGCATCTTTCACCTATTAATTCCAAGGTCCGTCGACTATCCCTCCAAACTAGCCATGAAGATTCTCTTAAGAAGCTTGAAACCATGAGCTTGTCCCACGTAAGGTCACTTATTGTTCTTCAGGAATTCAAGTTGCTGCCTACCCCTTTGAGCAAAACATTCCCAATATTACGTGTACTGTGTTTAAATAATTGTGTGCAAGTTAAAAATCAGCATGTTAAGGACATATGCAATTTGTTTCACCTGAGGTCTTTGGATCTATGGTCTACATCTATCACAGAGTTACCAAAAGAGATCAAGAATCTACGGTTTCTAAAAGTACTATACATATGTGAAACTAAAATAGAAGAGCTACCATCAACCTTTGTTCAACTGGAACAACTAGAGTCCCTGCTTTTCTACTTCAAGATGAGGCTACCAGATGGGTTTGGGAATCTGAAATCTCTACAAGAATTGGGAGGGGATATCATTGTCGATTCTCCGACCATGCTGGACGATCTGGGTAGGCTGACCGAGCTCAGGCAATTGTCTATTGATTTCAACGATTGGTGGGACAATAGCTATGAGACAGCCTTTCTCCAGTGTCTAACCAAGCTGACCAACCTCTCGGACCTTCAAATAACTAGCAGTTTATCATTGGGACCTCAACGACGTCCGACTATTGACATACCCGACAGCGGCATCCACTCAATACCAAACTGGCAAGCTTCTCTATCCTCCGTCTCCACTCTTACTATACAGTTGAAAACACTAGGAGAGGATGACCTTCAAGTGCTTGGGAGtctaccatctcttagagaTCTAGGTATAGCAGTGGAGGAGCCCACACTAGACAGAGATGAAAGGCTAACCATTAGCAATGCCTATCCATTCATGTGCCTTACAAGGTTCAGGTACTCGAGTGAAACAATCGAGGTGGTGTTTTCAAAGGGAGCCATGCAAAGGCTCCATACCCTTACTTTACTCTTTGATGTGTGGAAGACAATAGAGCTATTTAACAGTGTGGATCTTGGCCTGGAGAACCTGTCTTCACTTCGGCATGCCCATATCTACTTGTGTAACTGTTCTGGTGTAATGCCTGAGGAGTTAGAGGCTGTGGAAAATGCACTCCAGAAAGCTGTCGATATAAATCCCAATAGCCCCAGCCTCGAGTTGGAGAG GGACGACGACAACAGcaccgatgatgatgatgactacAATGACAATGAtgatcatgatgatgatgacggagaggaaaaaaaatag
- the LOC127755066 gene encoding disease resistance protein PIK6-NP-like → MQVVTGAMGTLLPKLANLLTEEYKLHKNLRGEVLFLKAELESMEAALLKISEAPIDQPPDPQVKLWARDVRDLSYDIEDSVDKFMVRVDTDVREKSRSCFRGFIDRGVRLLTRAKVRHNIGTDIKEIKSQIKEVSERRDRYKVDSVATKPIGPTIDRFRLSAMYKKVTELVAIDETSDELVKRIMGEDDESKQKLKIVSIVGVGGLGKTTLANVVYERIITMFDCSAFVSISLNPDMERIFKNMLYQLDMGKYFDIHQKTWDEAQLINELREFLRNKRYFIVVDDIWDKSTWKMIKCSLPENEHGSGIITTTRILDVGKQVGGVYQLKPLSMLDSVKLFYLRIFGYEDKCPTELAQLSENILKKCGGLPLAIITIASMLACKIGKENLHKYWSKVYQSLGSGLEDSLDIKNMRKILSISYHDLPPHLKTCLLYLSLYPEDSEINTHDLIWKWVGEGFVHRQCGRSFYEVGEEYFDELINKSLIQPAYISTGNKKEMSCRVHDMVLDLITSLSNEECFLTTLCGQQHITLNCKVRRLSVQITNENGAKQMSTLSLSHTRSLFLFSGFNLVNIPALSSFPVLRVLDLSSCLLVDNHHLKDICKYLFHLRYLDLSRTSITEIPRQIENLQLLQVLHLRGTGIRKFPSTFVQLGQLVCLTIDSTIQLPNGFGNLKHLEELEANIEIISEPNIHDLGMLTELTRLHIGFREWHKSYEEPLHQCLSNLIGLEYLRIDGCYGSLDSACDSLSQGPHQQVCSIDMWERTIHAVPNWMAGLSTLSKLEIVVERLVERDLQMLGRLPSLGHLSLGVERPTMGRDERLIIANGYLFQCLTFLYFWSHTIDVEFAQGAMPKLQNLSLFFDVEKAMDQFGHVYIGLENLAAVGHVEIIFSLSTHTRGEVVEAAIRRQICMNRNSPTLNFR, encoded by the exons ATGCAGGTGGTGACAGGGGCGATGGGCACCTTGCTGCCCAAGCTGGCAAACCTGCTCACCGAGGAGTATAAGCTGCACAAGAACCTGAGAGGAGAGGTTCTGTTTCTAAAAGCCGAACTGGAGAGCATGGAGGCTGCCCTCCTCAAGATCTCAGAGGCGCCGATCGACCAACCACCTGACCCTCAGGTCAAGCTCTGGGCAAGGGACGTAAGAGACTTGTCCTATGATATCGAGGATAGTGTCGACAAGTTCATGGTACGCGTCGACACTGATGTACGGGAGAAGTCGCGTAGCTGCTTCAGAGGCTTCATCGATAGAGGCGTGCGCTTGCTTACCAGGGCCAAGGTTCGCCACAACATAGGCACTGACATCAAGGAGATCAAGAGCCAGATTAAGGAGGTGAGCGAGCGTCGTGACAGGTACAAGGTTGATAGTGTTGCAACCAAGCctatcggcccaactattgatagATTTCGTCTATCAGCTATGTATAAAAAGGTAACAGAGCTTGTGGCCATCGATGAGACAAGTGATGAGCTAGTCAAGAGGATAATGGGGGAGGATGACGAGTCAAAGCAGAAGTTGAAGATAGTCTCTATTGTTGGAGTCGGAGGATTAGGGAAGACAACTCTCGCTAATGTTGTGTACGAGAGGATTATCACAATGTTTGATTGTTCTGCATTTGTTTCAATCTCTCTTAATCCTGACATGGAGAGGATCTTCAAGAACATGCTCTATCAACTAGACATGGGAAAGTATTTTGACATCCACCAGAAAACATGGGATGAAGCACAACTCATCAATGAACTAAGAGAATTCCTTCGAAACAAAAG GTACTTTATTGTGGTCGATGACATATGGGATAAATCCACTTGGAAAATGATCAAGTGTTCTTTGCCAGAGAATGAACATGGAAGTGGAATAATCACAACAACCCGCATTCTTGATGTTGGAAAACAAGTTGGTGGTGTTTATCAACTAAAACCTCTTTCTATGCTTGACTCAGTAAAGTTGTTCTATCTAAGAATATTTGGTTATGAAGACAAATGCCCTACTGAATTGGCTCAATTATCCGAGAATATTTTGAAGAAATGTGGCGGATTACCATTGGCTATTATTACAATAGCGAGTATGCTAGCTTGTAAAATAGGGAAGGAAAACCTACATAAGTATTGGTCCAAGGTGTATCAATCCTTGGGTTCTGGGCTAGAAGATAGTCTAGATATAAAGAACATGAGAAAGATACTATCAATCAGTTATCATGACCTGCCTCCACATCTAAAGACATGTTTATTATATCTTAGTTTATACCCAGAGGATAGTGAGATTAACACACATGATTTGATATGGAAATGGGTAGGTGAAGGATTTGTCCACAGACAATGTGGGAGGAGCTTTTATGAAGTAGGAGAGGAATACTTCGATGAACTTATCAACAAAAGCTTGATCCAACCAGCGTATATTAGTACTGGAAATAAGAAGGAAATGTCTTGTCGTGTTCATGACATGGTGCTTGACCTCATTACCTCTTTGTCAAATGAGGAATGTTTTCTAACAACATTATGTGGTCAACAGCATATCACTCTAAATTGTAAAGTTCGCCGACTATCCGTCCAAATTACCAATGAAAACGGTGCCAAACAGATGTCAACTTTGAGCTTGTCCCATACAAGGTCACTATTTCTTTTCAGTGGTTTCAATTTGGTTAACATTCCTGCCCTCTCAAGCTTCCCAGTATTACGTGTATTGGACTTAAGTTCATGTCTACTAGTGGATAATCATCACTTGAAGGATATTTGCAAGTACTTGTTTCACCTGAGATATTTGGACCTTTCTAGGACATCCATCACAGAGATCCCAAGACAGATTGAGAATCTACAACTTTTGCAGGTACTACACCTCCGTGGTACTGGAATAAGAAAGTTCCCATCCACCTTTGTTCAACTAGGACAACTGGTGTGCTTGACTATTGACTCAACAATACAACTACCAAATGGATTTGGAAATCTAAAGCATCTAGAAGAACTTGAAGCAAATATCGAGATTATATCAGAACCCAATATCCATGATCTTGGCATGCTGACCGAGCTCACGCGGTTGCACATTGGCTTCCGAGAATGGCACAAGAGCTATGAGGAACCTTTGCATCAGTGTTTATCCAATCTAATTGGCCTTGAGTATCTTAGGATAGATGGTTGCTATGGCAGCCTAGATTCTGCATGTGACAGCTTGTCACAAGGTCCTCATCAGCAGGTTTGTTCCATAGACATGTGGGAAAGAACCATACATGCAGTGCCAAACTGGATGGCCGGCCTCTCCACCCTCTCCAAGCTAGAGATTGTTGTAGAGAGACTGGTTGAGAGAGACCTTCAAATGCTTGGGAGGTTACCTTCTCTTGGTCATCTCTCCCTAGGAGTGGAAAGACCCACCATGGGCAGAGATGAAAGGTTGATCATTGCCAATGGCTACCTATTCCAGTGTCTAACATTTCTTTATTTTTGGAGCCACACCATAGATGTGGAGTTTGCACAAGGAGCCATGCCGAAGCTTCAAAACCTTAGTTTGTTCTTTGATGTGGAGAAGGCAATGGATCAATTTGGTCATGTGTATATTGGCCTGGAGAACCTTGCTGCGGTTGGGCATGTGGAAATAATTTTTAGCCTCAGCACTCACACAAGGGGAGAAGTTGTTGAGGCTGCAATTCGAAGACAGATCTGTATGAATCGCAACAGCCCCACGCTCAACTTCAGATAG